From the Anaerobranca gottschalkii DSM 13577 genome, one window contains:
- a CDS encoding MutS-related protein — protein MFYSILFKTKNEYERERFRNVPECFKDLNLHKIFEVILKDKEEFELEGLFYTPLQDEETIIYRQEIMADLEDDDFRKVITSFSKTIYKLNKIMEKIDRQLISIKSYENNYLTCGRMLDCADVYCREIYNLLEILKGKKFYSQGLNAFKEYIGEYIKSDKFQELKNHVLQLRKDLSSVEYCMFIKGGTIRIRKYQGEIDYSKKILDCFEKFRQGKVKDYRKKLDEEPVAAHVENGVLNILADLYKDIFADLRSFCEKHRKFLDHTIIRFAVDIQFYLSWLEYVQRLKKVGLPFHYPKFSKGNDAIFVRDTFDLALAYLIGEKTITNDFILNPQERVIVVTGPNQGGKTTFARAIGQIHYLASLGLSVPGREGRLPISDQILTHFNREEDLSTLQGKLQDDLVRLKDILKKATERSIIIINEIFASTTLSDAIILGRNMLKDISVLGSFAVIVTFIEELATNNYEIVSMVGVVDKNDPTQRTYKFVRKPPDGLAYALHIAKKYNLTYEDICRRLKNES, from the coding sequence TTGTTTTACAGTATTTTGTTTAAGACAAAAAATGAGTATGAAAGGGAAAGATTTAGAAATGTACCGGAATGTTTCAAGGATTTAAATCTCCACAAGATTTTTGAGGTTATTTTAAAAGACAAAGAAGAGTTTGAACTAGAGGGGTTATTTTATACACCATTACAAGATGAGGAAACTATAATTTATCGTCAGGAAATAATGGCTGATTTAGAAGATGATGATTTTAGAAAGGTAATAACTAGTTTTTCTAAAACAATTTACAAGTTAAATAAAATTATGGAGAAAATAGATAGGCAACTTATATCAATAAAGAGTTATGAAAATAATTATTTAACCTGTGGCCGAATGTTAGATTGTGCCGATGTATATTGTAGAGAGATTTATAATTTATTAGAGATATTAAAGGGAAAAAAATTCTATTCCCAGGGATTAAATGCTTTTAAAGAATATATAGGGGAATATATTAAGTCAGATAAATTTCAGGAACTTAAAAATCACGTTCTCCAGCTAAGAAAAGATCTTTCTTCTGTGGAGTATTGTATGTTCATTAAAGGTGGAACAATTCGTATCCGTAAATATCAGGGGGAGATCGATTATTCAAAAAAGATATTGGACTGTTTTGAAAAATTTAGGCAAGGGAAAGTTAAAGATTATCGTAAAAAATTAGATGAAGAACCTGTTGCAGCCCATGTTGAAAATGGGGTATTAAACATACTTGCCGATTTATATAAGGATATTTTTGCTGATTTAAGGTCTTTTTGTGAAAAACACAGAAAATTTTTAGACCATACTATTATAAGATTTGCAGTGGATATACAGTTTTATTTATCTTGGTTAGAATATGTTCAACGGTTAAAAAAAGTAGGGCTTCCTTTCCATTATCCCAAGTTTAGTAAAGGTAATGATGCTATTTTTGTTCGAGATACTTTTGATCTAGCCCTTGCTTATTTAATAGGTGAAAAAACAATTACCAATGATTTTATATTAAATCCACAGGAACGGGTTATTGTCGTTACTGGTCCTAATCAAGGGGGAAAAACTACATTTGCTCGGGCTATTGGTCAAATCCACTATCTAGCTTCCCTTGGACTTTCGGTACCAGGAAGGGAAGGGAGACTTCCCATTTCTGACCAAATATTAACCCATTTTAATAGGGAGGAAGACCTATCAACTTTACAGGGGAAGTTACAAGATGATCTAGTTAGGCTAAAAGACATCCTTAAAAAAGCTACTGAAAGAAGTATTATAATAATCAATGAAATATTTGCTTCAACAACTTTATCCGATGCCATCATATTAGGTCGGAATATGCTTAAGGATATTTCAGTTTTAGGATCCTTTGCTGTAATTGTAACCTTTATTGAAGAATTAGCTACAAATAATTATGAGATAGTTAGTATGGTAGGTGTTGTCGATAAAAATGACCCTACCCAAAGGACATATAAATTTGTTAGAAAGCCACCAGATGGCCTTGCCTATGCCCTTCATATTGCTAAAAAATATAACCTCACTTATGAAGATATTTGCAGGAGGTTAAAAAATGAAAGTTAA
- a CDS encoding MutS-related protein — translation MKVNLMFADKDFVIESESCFHRENLLKDLGLKYIISAMAQGDEIISQSCSTALLNPLVSIETIRYRQEILKDTLNNRETVLELYQVAIETEKKVRESWYWLSTAYLSSTMANAIGLLKIYIEMLMKLRKIADNNLSKFQSSGFKNFFSTLQRELGDHYFNEVNEYLNNLSKKEGVLVSASLGSYLQGVRYVYRYPKAKGFWRRWAFAPAYTLDPRDELGAIDLGKRRDRAINEVVNGLAQAAEHLQSFFALLQRELAFYVGCINLASILEGIKMPICIPELLPMDRNERSYTGLYDGGLALTKGEIVVGNDLDSIDKLLFIITGANQGGKTTFLRSIGQGQLMAQCGMFVCGEKFIAPIRSGVFTHFKKEEDGSLEKGKLDEELSRMNRIIEEIHGGALMLFNESFASTNEYEGSEISKQITKGLTHSNVEVFFVTHFYTYATAFLNDPKTEFLKAERLENGERTFKIIPGKPERIAFSEDIYRKIFF, via the coding sequence ATGAAAGTTAATTTAATGTTTGCCGATAAAGATTTTGTTATAGAATCTGAGTCCTGTTTTCATAGGGAAAACCTACTTAAGGATCTTGGACTAAAGTATATTATTTCTGCTATGGCTCAGGGAGATGAAATTATCAGCCAGTCCTGTAGCACTGCTCTCTTAAATCCATTGGTATCAATAGAAACTATTCGTTACCGTCAAGAAATTTTAAAGGATACATTAAATAACCGGGAGACAGTTTTGGAGCTATATCAAGTAGCAATTGAAACAGAAAAGAAAGTCAGGGAATCGTGGTATTGGCTATCAACCGCCTATTTGTCCAGTACTATGGCAAATGCCATTGGTCTTTTGAAAATATATATCGAAATGCTAATGAAACTTAGGAAAATAGCAGATAATAATTTATCAAAATTCCAATCTTCCGGGTTTAAAAATTTTTTTTCTACCCTTCAAAGGGAATTAGGTGATCATTACTTTAATGAGGTTAATGAATATTTAAATAACTTGAGTAAAAAAGAAGGTGTATTAGTAAGTGCTAGTTTAGGTAGTTACCTTCAAGGGGTTAGATATGTCTATCGCTATCCTAAAGCTAAGGGTTTTTGGCGGCGCTGGGCCTTTGCTCCAGCCTATACTTTAGACCCCCGGGATGAATTAGGAGCCATAGATCTTGGGAAACGGCGGGATCGGGCGATAAATGAGGTGGTCAATGGATTGGCTCAGGCAGCTGAACATTTGCAAAGTTTTTTTGCTTTATTGCAAAGGGAATTGGCCTTTTATGTAGGGTGCATTAACTTAGCTAGTATCCTTGAAGGGATTAAAATGCCCATTTGTATCCCTGAGCTTTTGCCAATGGATAGGAATGAACGTAGTTATACTGGACTTTATGATGGTGGTCTGGCATTAACCAAAGGAGAAATTGTAGTTGGAAATGATTTAGATTCTATAGATAAGTTATTATTTATTATTACAGGGGCTAATCAAGGGGGAAAGACAACTTTTCTTCGGAGTATAGGTCAAGGGCAGTTAATGGCCCAGTGTGGAATGTTTGTTTGTGGTGAAAAATTTATAGCACCTATAAGAAGTGGGGTATTTACCCACTTTAAGAAGGAAGAGGATGGATCATTAGAAAAAGGTAAATTAGATGAAGAACTTTCCCGAATGAATAGGATAATTGAAGAAATACATGGGGGAGCATTAATGTTGTTTAATGAATCCTTCGCTTCTACCAATGAGTATGAGGGTTCAGAAATCTCAAAACAAATTACAAAGGGATTAACACATAGTAATGTTGAGGTGTTTTTTGTAACTCATTTTTACACTTATGCCACAGCCTTTTTAAATGACCCCAAAACTGAATTTCTAAAGGCAGAACGATTAGAAAATGGCGAAAGAACCTTTAAAATCATTCCCGGGAAACCTGAAAGGATTGCATTCAGTGAAGATATATATCGAAAGATATTTTTTTGA
- a CDS encoding AAA family ATPase, which translates to MRENLSKVLLDKGETVDDILVALLAKGHVLLEDVPGVGKTVLVKGLSKLLGCKFKRIQFTPDLLPSDITGISIYNQKTGEFEYKKGPIMANIILADEINRTSPKTQSSLLEGMEEGQVTIDGETYPLPEPFLVFATQNPIEYEGTYSLPEAQLDRFLMKCHIGYPSFLGEREILLSQMDGTHPLDKLEQILDIEGLKELQQKVTEVKVSEPILNYILEIVRSTRTYPSVYLGSSPRGALALTKGAKAKAFINERDYVIPDDVKEIAVKVLAHRIIIKPEEVMQGVTGEKVIEDILKGVEVPIGR; encoded by the coding sequence ATGAGAGAAAATTTAAGTAAAGTATTGTTAGATAAAGGGGAAACGGTAGACGATATCTTAGTAGCCCTTTTAGCAAAAGGCCATGTTTTATTAGAAGACGTTCCTGGAGTAGGTAAAACGGTATTGGTAAAAGGTTTATCTAAATTATTGGGCTGTAAGTTTAAGAGGATTCAGTTCACCCCAGACCTATTACCTTCCGATATTACTGGAATTTCTATTTATAACCAAAAGACAGGGGAATTTGAATATAAGAAAGGCCCTATTATGGCAAACATTATCTTAGCAGATGAAATCAATCGGACCTCTCCTAAAACCCAATCTAGTTTACTAGAGGGAATGGAGGAAGGACAAGTTACTATTGATGGAGAAACTTATCCTTTACCGGAACCTTTTTTAGTTTTTGCAACCCAAAATCCTATAGAATATGAAGGGACTTATTCTTTACCGGAAGCCCAATTAGACAGGTTTCTGATGAAATGCCATATCGGTTATCCAAGCTTTTTAGGGGAGAGGGAAATCCTCCTTTCTCAGATGGATGGTACCCATCCCTTAGATAAATTAGAGCAGATTTTAGATATTGAAGGATTGAAAGAGTTGCAGCAAAAGGTAACAGAAGTTAAAGTAAGTGAACCTATTTTAAACTATATTTTAGAAATAGTCCGCTCTACCAGGACTTACCCTTCTGTCTATTTAGGGAGCAGCCCTAGAGGGGCATTAGCCTTAACTAAAGGAGCGAAAGCTAAGGCCTTTATCAATGAAAGGGATTATGTCATCCCCGATGATGTTAAAGAAATAGCTGTTAAAGTATTAGCCCATCGGATTATCATAAAACCAGAGGAAGTTATGCAAGGGGTAACGGGGGAAAAGGTAATTGAAGATATCTTAAAGGGTGTAGAAGTACCTATAGGGAGATAG